A window of Lacibacter sediminis contains these coding sequences:
- a CDS encoding 3-hydroxyacyl-CoA dehydrogenase family protein, whose translation MKQIAVVGAGTMGNGIAHVFAQTGFSVTLIDVNPGQLTKALESIGKNLDRQIAKGTLTEDQKQSTLKNISTTHDLLKGVTNAELIVEAATENVELKLDIFEEIDKAAPAGCILATNTSSISITKIAAVTKRPGMVIGMHFMNPVPVMKLVEIINGYATKKEVTDTIVELSKQLGKVPCVVNDYPGFIANRILMPMINEAICSLHEGVAGVEEIDTVMKLGMAHPMGPLQLADFIGLDVCLAILRVLQDGFGNPKYAPCPLLVNMVTAGKLGIKSGEGFYSYAGGSKELVVSKSFKK comes from the coding sequence ATGAAACAGATTGCTGTCGTTGGTGCAGGAACCATGGGAAATGGAATTGCACATGTATTTGCCCAAACAGGTTTTAGCGTAACATTGATTGATGTAAACCCCGGCCAGTTAACAAAGGCGTTGGAGAGCATCGGCAAAAACCTCGATCGACAGATCGCAAAAGGCACGCTTACCGAAGATCAAAAACAAAGCACGTTAAAAAATATCAGCACAACACATGATCTGCTGAAAGGTGTAACCAATGCTGAACTGATTGTTGAAGCAGCAACAGAAAATGTAGAGCTGAAGCTTGATATTTTTGAAGAGATCGATAAAGCCGCTCCGGCAGGATGTATTCTTGCGACAAACACTTCGTCTATTTCCATTACAAAAATTGCTGCGGTAACCAAACGACCGGGCATGGTGATCGGTATGCATTTTATGAATCCTGTACCGGTGATGAAACTGGTAGAGATCATTAATGGCTATGCAACGAAGAAAGAAGTAACAGATACGATCGTAGAGTTGAGTAAACAACTTGGCAAAGTGCCTTGTGTAGTAAACGACTATCCGGGTTTTATTGCCAACCGTATTTTAATGCCCATGATCAACGAAGCTATTTGCAGTTTGCATGAAGGCGTTGCCGGCGTGGAGGAAATTGATACCGTTATGAAATTAGGTATGGCTCACCCGATGGGACCATTGCAGTTAGCTGATTTTATTGGGTTGGATGTTTGTCTTGCTATTTTGCGAGTACTGCAGGATGGATTCGGGAATCCCAAGTATGCCCCTTGCCCGTTATTGGTAAATATGGTCACCGCAGGTAAGCTGGGTATAAAGAGTGGTGAAGGATTTTATAGTTATGCAGGAGGAAGTAAAGAGTTGGTGGTGAGTAAGAGTTTTAAGAAGTAA
- a CDS encoding carboxypeptidase-like regulatory domain-containing protein yields the protein MKKFLLLSLLLGLLAPIAVKAQFESFKDSIVQLYGVVMTADSLRGLPGVTVKLRNQNRGTFTNEQGVFSIVVLKGDIIDFTYVGFKPKEVVIPSNIEGNSFSIIQLMVVDTVYLPATIIKARPRREQFEREFLAADVPADKIEVARQNTRTAQSRILQQSLPRDGNENSRSVLNNYAQTQYYNGQFRPQNIFNPVAWNEFIQAWKRGDFKKKN from the coding sequence ATGAAGAAATTTCTACTCCTTTCGCTGCTGCTTGGTTTGCTTGCCCCTATTGCTGTAAAAGCTCAGTTCGAGTCCTTTAAAGATTCCATTGTACAATTATATGGTGTGGTGATGACTGCCGACAGCCTTCGTGGACTTCCCGGTGTTACGGTGAAACTCCGCAACCAGAACCGTGGTACGTTCACCAATGAACAAGGTGTGTTCAGTATTGTGGTGTTGAAGGGCGATATTATCGACTTCACGTATGTAGGTTTCAAACCGAAAGAAGTGGTGATCCCATCAAACATTGAAGGCAATTCGTTCAGCATAATTCAATTGATGGTAGTTGATACGGTTTATCTTCCTGCCACCATCATTAAAGCAAGACCGAGGCGTGAACAGTTTGAACGGGAATTTTTGGCTGCTGATGTACCCGCCGATAAAATTGAAGTAGCCCGGCAAAATACCCGAACCGCACAATCAAGAATATTGCAGCAATCCTTACCGAGAGACGGAAATGAAAACTCGAGATCTGTGCTGAACAATTACGCACAAACGCAATATTATAACGGACAATTCCGTCCGCAGAACATCTTTAATCCGGTTGCCTGGAACGAATTTATACAGGCATGGAAACGGGGAGACTTCAAGAAGAAAAATTAG
- a CDS encoding Mrp/NBP35 family ATP-binding protein produces MTKEQVLQALSNVQEPDLGKDLVTLNMIKDIEIDGNKVSFTIVLTTPACPMKDMMGRAATNAIELLVNKDAVVIVNFTSNTSSNRKDPRSVLPNVKNIIAVVSGKGGVGKSTVSANLAIALAQSGAKVGLMDADIYGPSVPMMFGVRGERPKMTEVNGKGMIVPMEKYGIKFMSIGLLVNEKDAIVWRGPMASSAIRQFVTDVLWEDLDYLVIDMPPGTGDIHLTLVQTVPVTGAIVVTTPQDIALADAKKAVAMFGQAQIKVPIIGLVENMAYFTPAELPNNKYYIFGKDGGKRLADEFELTFLGQIPLVQSIREGGDYGKPIMASDDAITKKAFEEFTDAAVRSISMRNAEIPATQTLEIVS; encoded by the coding sequence ATGACAAAGGAACAAGTGCTGCAGGCATTGAGTAACGTACAGGAACCAGATCTGGGTAAAGACCTCGTTACGCTGAATATGATTAAAGACATTGAAATTGATGGTAATAAAGTCTCTTTTACGATCGTATTAACCACTCCTGCCTGCCCCATGAAGGATATGATGGGCCGTGCAGCTACCAATGCGATTGAATTGCTGGTGAATAAAGACGCTGTGGTGATTGTGAACTTTACATCAAACACAAGCAGCAACCGGAAAGATCCAAGATCAGTATTACCGAACGTAAAAAATATTATTGCGGTTGTGAGTGGTAAAGGTGGTGTAGGTAAGAGTACCGTGAGTGCCAACCTCGCCATTGCATTAGCACAGAGTGGTGCAAAAGTGGGTTTGATGGATGCTGATATTTACGGGCCAAGTGTACCGATGATGTTTGGTGTAAGAGGGGAACGTCCGAAAATGACAGAAGTGAATGGCAAAGGAATGATTGTACCAATGGAGAAATATGGGATCAAATTCATGAGCATTGGTTTGTTGGTGAATGAGAAAGATGCGATCGTTTGGCGTGGACCAATGGCCAGCAGTGCTATTCGCCAGTTTGTAACTGATGTGTTGTGGGAAGATCTGGATTACTTAGTGATCGATATGCCTCCGGGCACAGGTGATATTCATTTAACATTGGTGCAAACAGTTCCTGTAACAGGTGCAATTGTTGTAACAACTCCGCAGGATATTGCATTGGCTGATGCAAAGAAAGCAGTGGCAATGTTTGGACAGGCGCAAATAAAAGTGCCCATTATTGGTTTGGTGGAAAACATGGCTTACTTTACTCCGGCTGAATTACCCAATAACAAGTATTACATTTTTGGGAAAGATGGTGGCAAACGTTTGGCCGATGAATTTGAATTGACCTTTTTGGGACAAATTCCATTGGTACAAAGTATTCGTGAAGGCGGCGATTATGGTAAACCAATTATGGCAAGTGATGATGCAATTACAAAAAAGGCATTTGAAGAATTTACTGATGCAGCAGTACGAAGTATTTCCATGCGTAATGCAGAAATACCTGCAACCCAAACGCTTGAAATTGTGTCTTAA
- a CDS encoding GlsB/YeaQ/YmgE family stress response membrane protein, translated as MELIATLLIGALAGWLGAFIFKGGGLGLLGNIVVGILGSFVGYWLLGKLGISFGTGLVGAILTGALGAIVILAIINLLFNRK; from the coding sequence ATGGAACTTATTGCAACGCTTTTAATTGGTGCTTTGGCCGGTTGGCTGGGTGCCTTTATTTTTAAAGGGGGCGGACTTGGTTTGCTCGGCAACATTGTAGTTGGTATCCTCGGAAGTTTTGTAGGGTATTGGTTGCTGGGAAAACTGGGTATTAGCTTTGGAACAGGGTTGGTAGGTGCAATTTTAACAGGAGCACTTGGCGCCATTGTTATTTTAGCAATCATTAACCTGTTGTTTAACCGAAAATGA
- a CDS encoding FMN-binding negative transcriptional regulator: MYNLSHFKEPDEQVVVEFMKQHPFAMLIGNADGRSVATQVPLMIEEREGKLYLLGHVTRKQDHHLVFEKNAEALVIFTGAHAYVSATWYENPQNVSTWNYSSVHARGQLRFLDEQGLADALRKLSLHYEHNNVHSATTFDNLPEDYTARLMKAIVGFEIEVTSLEHVFKLSQNRDEKSYHHIIDHLKAEGGEAAEVAKVMEERKDKVFKK; the protein is encoded by the coding sequence ATGTATAACCTTAGTCATTTTAAAGAACCTGATGAACAGGTTGTTGTAGAATTTATGAAACAGCATCCCTTTGCGATGCTCATTGGTAATGCTGATGGACGTTCGGTTGCAACGCAGGTGCCATTAATGATTGAAGAACGGGAAGGTAAATTGTATTTGCTCGGACATGTAACAAGAAAACAGGATCATCATCTTGTGTTTGAAAAAAATGCAGAAGCGTTGGTGATCTTTACAGGGGCACATGCATATGTAAGTGCAACCTGGTACGAAAATCCGCAAAATGTAAGTACCTGGAACTACAGCAGTGTGCATGCCCGTGGACAACTTCGGTTTTTAGATGAACAGGGATTGGCTGATGCCTTGCGGAAACTTTCGCTGCATTACGAGCATAACAACGTGCACTCTGCAACAACATTCGATAATTTGCCTGAAGACTACACTGCACGTTTAATGAAAGCCATTGTTGGGTTTGAAATTGAAGTGACTTCGCTGGAGCATGTGTTTAAACTGAGCCAGAACAGGGATGAGAAAAGTTATCATCACATCATTGATCATTTGAAAGCTGAAGGCGGTGAAGCTGCTGAAGTGGCGAAGGTGATGGAAGAACGAAAAGATAAAGTGTTTAAAAAATGA
- a CDS encoding glycerophosphodiester phosphodiesterase, producing the protein MRVFIFTLFILLIGSCTTKLMQNNVTKIEGFDKQGHRGCRGLMPENTIPAMLHALDLNVTTLELDVVITKDKQVVVSHEPFFNHDITTKPNGEAVTAAEEKGLNIFQMNYEQVKTYDVGLKPHPRFPQQKKIAAAKPLLRELFDSVAAYMQSHNRPQPYFNIETKCLPVGDGIYHPKPDEFVELLMAVIKEKKLEERVIIQSFDFRTLQYLHQHYPQMKTAMLIEDDDKRRIEKQVEALGFQPTIYSPHYSLVNAELISYCRPKKIKLIPWTVNTKEEIEQLKKMGVDGIISDYPNLF; encoded by the coding sequence ATGAGAGTATTCATCTTTACACTGTTCATTTTATTAATTGGTTCATGTACAACGAAGCTGATGCAGAATAATGTTACTAAAATTGAAGGGTTCGATAAACAAGGTCACCGTGGCTGCAGAGGTTTGATGCCGGAGAATACCATTCCTGCTATGCTGCATGCTCTGGATTTAAATGTAACAACGCTTGAGCTTGATGTGGTGATCACAAAAGATAAGCAGGTTGTTGTTTCACATGAGCCATTTTTTAATCATGATATTACCACTAAACCTAATGGTGAAGCGGTTACTGCGGCAGAAGAAAAAGGATTGAATATTTTTCAGATGAATTATGAGCAGGTGAAAACTTATGATGTGGGATTAAAACCTCATCCACGTTTTCCGCAACAGAAAAAAATTGCTGCTGCAAAACCTTTACTTCGTGAATTGTTTGATAGTGTGGCTGCTTATATGCAATCGCACAATCGGCCGCAACCATATTTCAACATCGAAACAAAATGTTTACCTGTTGGAGATGGTATCTATCATCCCAAGCCCGATGAGTTTGTGGAATTGCTGATGGCGGTAATTAAAGAAAAGAAACTGGAAGAACGGGTGATCATTCAGTCATTTGATTTCAGAACATTGCAGTACCTGCATCAGCATTATCCTCAAATGAAAACAGCCATGTTGATTGAAGATGATGATAAACGTAGAATTGAAAAGCAAGTTGAAGCTTTGGGCTTTCAGCCAACGATCTACAGTCCGCATTATTCATTGGTAAATGCTGAGTTGATCAGTTATTGCCGTCCAAAAAAGATCAAACTCATTCCGTGGACAGTGAATACGAAAGAAGAAATTGAACAATTAAAGAAGATGGGTGTTGATGGCATCATCAGCGATTACCCGAATTTATTTTAA
- the kynU gene encoding kynureninase has protein sequence MQFQPTLAFAQQLDEQDPLKAFRQQFIIPSANEVEKVYFLGNSLGLQPKRTKDKLQTILDDWGKLGVESFFHAEQPWMDYHDRLVGPLSKIVGCLPHEVTVMNNLSVNLHLMLVSFYRPQGKRTKILCEAKAFPSDQYMMETHVRHHGFDPADAIIEVKPREGEHTIRNEDLLQIIVQHREELALVLFGGINYYSGQVFDMQTITQLAKQAGAKVGFDLAHAAGNIELNLHDWNVDFACWCNYKYLNSGPGAVAAAYVHERYHTDPSMQRFAGWWGYEKNTRFQMEKGFKPVQSAEGWQLGTPALLLYASQLAALEVVEEAGWENINRKRKLLTEYLWYILDEVNTSQKQPIIEFITPRKETEHGCQVSMNMLQRGKEIYNALMEQDFFVDWREPSVIRLAPVPLYNTFEEVWKFGEAMKKILAS, from the coding sequence ATGCAGTTTCAACCAACCCTTGCGTTTGCTCAACAGCTCGATGAACAGGATCCGTTAAAAGCATTCCGACAGCAATTTATTATTCCATCAGCTAACGAAGTTGAGAAAGTTTATTTTCTCGGCAATTCGCTTGGGTTGCAACCAAAGCGTACAAAAGATAAACTGCAAACCATTCTTGATGATTGGGGAAAGCTGGGCGTAGAGTCGTTCTTTCATGCTGAGCAACCATGGATGGATTATCATGACAGGTTAGTTGGGCCGCTAAGTAAGATCGTTGGCTGTTTGCCGCACGAAGTAACGGTCATGAACAACCTTAGTGTGAACCTGCATTTGATGTTGGTGAGTTTTTATCGTCCGCAAGGCAAGCGGACTAAAATTTTATGCGAAGCAAAAGCATTCCCCAGCGATCAGTACATGATGGAGACGCATGTAAGGCATCACGGATTTGATCCTGCAGATGCGATCATTGAAGTAAAACCAAGAGAAGGCGAGCATACCATCCGCAATGAAGATTTGTTGCAGATTATTGTGCAACACCGGGAAGAGTTGGCATTGGTGTTATTCGGGGGTATCAATTACTATAGTGGACAAGTATTCGATATGCAAACTATTACACAGCTCGCAAAGCAAGCCGGTGCAAAAGTTGGTTTCGATCTGGCACATGCAGCTGGTAATATTGAATTAAATCTACATGATTGGAATGTTGATTTTGCCTGCTGGTGCAACTACAAATATCTTAATTCCGGTCCGGGTGCAGTGGCAGCAGCTTATGTACATGAGCGTTATCACACCGATCCATCAATGCAGCGTTTTGCAGGTTGGTGGGGATATGAAAAAAACACCCGCTTTCAAATGGAGAAGGGATTTAAACCGGTTCAATCAGCTGAAGGTTGGCAATTGGGCACACCTGCTTTGTTGTTATATGCATCGCAACTGGCTGCATTGGAAGTTGTGGAAGAAGCTGGCTGGGAAAACATCAATCGCAAACGAAAATTACTTACTGAATATTTGTGGTACATCCTCGACGAAGTAAATACTTCACAAAAACAACCCATCATTGAGTTTATCACTCCACGTAAAGAAACCGAGCATGGTTGCCAGGTGAGTATGAATATGCTGCAACGTGGCAAAGAAATTTACAATGCGTTGATGGAACAGGATTTCTTTGTCGATTGGCGTGAACCATCGGTTATCCGTTTGGCTCCCGTGCCGCTGTACAATACATTCGAAGAAGTGTGGAAGTTTGGTGAGGCGATGAAGAAAATCTTAGCGTCTTAA
- the pyrF gene encoding orotidine-5'-phosphate decarboxylase, whose translation MTRQQLIEQINQKQSYLCVGLDTDLTKIPKHLQSHPDAMFEFNKAIIDAALPHCVSYKINTAFYEAMGVKGWEVMERTVNYIPDTHFKIADAKRGDIGNTSTQYARAFFEAMNFDAVTVAPYMGEDSVRPFLEYEGKWAIVLGLTSNKGANDFELKQLLSENGETYLRAEFLYERVLRTVAKWGTPDNLMFVVGATQAEEFVNIRSIIPDHFLLVPGVGAQGGSLKDISEKAMNDDCGLLVNASRAVIYASGREDFATEAKAIAEQYQFEMKSYLS comes from the coding sequence ATGACGAGGCAGCAACTTATTGAGCAGATCAACCAAAAGCAATCATACCTGTGTGTTGGTTTAGATACTGATCTTACCAAGATCCCAAAACATTTACAATCGCATCCTGATGCGATGTTTGAATTTAATAAAGCCATCATTGATGCTGCCTTGCCGCATTGTGTGAGTTACAAGATCAATACAGCTTTCTATGAAGCAATGGGAGTGAAAGGATGGGAGGTGATGGAACGCACAGTCAATTATATTCCCGACACACATTTTAAAATTGCTGATGCCAAACGGGGCGATATTGGTAATACGTCCACTCAATATGCACGTGCTTTTTTTGAAGCAATGAATTTTGATGCAGTAACTGTAGCACCCTACATGGGTGAAGATAGTGTTCGTCCGTTTTTAGAATACGAAGGTAAGTGGGCGATTGTGTTGGGCTTAACATCAAACAAAGGCGCCAACGATTTTGAATTGAAACAATTGCTCAGCGAAAATGGTGAAACATATTTGCGTGCAGAGTTTTTATACGAACGTGTATTGCGAACAGTTGCTAAATGGGGCACGCCTGACAATTTAATGTTTGTTGTTGGAGCAACACAAGCTGAAGAATTTGTAAACATCCGCAGCATTATACCCGATCATTTTTTATTAGTGCCGGGTGTTGGTGCGCAAGGCGGCAGCTTAAAGGATATTTCCGAAAAAGCGATGAACGATGATTGCGGACTTTTAGTAAACGCAAGTCGTGCAGTAATTTATGCATCAGGCAGAGAAGATTTTGCAACTGAAGCAAAAGCTATTGCTGAACAGTACCAGTTTGAGATGAAGAGTTACTTATCGTAA
- a CDS encoding SGNH/GDSL hydrolase family protein, translating into MKNYFSLFISILFMTTAFTQSKPLTYLALGDSYTIGESVPLEKNFPHQVVALLRKEKINIDDPAIIAKTGWTTDELQEQLSRVRLAVPFDFVTLLIGVNNQYRGRSEKEYAQQFEELLQQAIGYAGDKTNHVIVLSIPDWGVTPFAKDRNRKKIAKEIDAFNAINEKIAKKYKVHYINITPFTRDAATDKTLVADDGLHPSAKDYARWAEKVKEVMMKELK; encoded by the coding sequence ATGAAAAATTACTTCAGCTTATTTATATCTATACTTTTTATGACTACTGCATTTACGCAAAGCAAACCACTTACCTATTTGGCTCTTGGTGATTCTTATACCATTGGCGAAAGTGTGCCCTTGGAAAAAAACTTTCCGCACCAGGTTGTTGCACTTCTACGAAAAGAAAAAATCAATATCGATGATCCGGCGATTATTGCTAAAACCGGATGGACGACCGATGAATTACAAGAACAATTAAGCCGTGTGCGTTTGGCTGTGCCCTTTGATTTTGTAACATTGTTGATCGGTGTCAATAATCAATACCGTGGACGCAGCGAAAAAGAATATGCACAACAGTTTGAAGAATTATTGCAACAGGCAATTGGTTATGCAGGTGATAAAACGAACCATGTAATTGTGTTGAGTATTCCTGATTGGGGTGTAACGCCATTTGCAAAAGACAGGAACAGGAAAAAAATTGCAAAGGAGATCGATGCGTTCAATGCCATCAATGAAAAAATAGCGAAGAAATATAAAGTGCATTACATCAACATTACGCCGTTCACAAGAGATGCAGCAACTGATAAAACATTGGTTGCTGACGATGGGCTTCATCCTTCAGCAAAAGATTATGCACGTTGGGCGGAGAAGGTGAAGGAGGTGATGATGAAAGAACTGAAATAA
- a CDS encoding YciI family protein, whose protein sequence is MKQFLLFFLLFATCTTYAQQGTEKPKEKIQPYWFVMLLKGPNRSQDSTTAATIQEGHMANMARLHKEGKLKVAGPFGDGGDWVGLFIFDASAPGCKTKEEIELLVKTDPAIIAGRLTYDIRPRWTMGSGSFKTGIPKNE, encoded by the coding sequence ATGAAACAATTCCTGCTCTTCTTTTTATTGTTTGCAACCTGCACAACTTATGCTCAACAGGGAACTGAAAAACCGAAAGAAAAAATACAGCCTTATTGGTTTGTGATGCTGTTAAAAGGACCGAATCGTTCGCAGGATTCAACTACTGCCGCCACAATACAGGAAGGCCATATGGCGAATATGGCTCGCCTGCATAAAGAAGGAAAACTGAAAGTTGCCGGACCGTTTGGTGACGGCGGCGACTGGGTTGGACTTTTTATTTTTGATGCATCGGCTCCCGGCTGCAAAACAAAAGAAGAGATCGAATTGTTGGTTAAAACAGATCCTGCAATTATTGCCGGTCGTTTAACCTACGATATCAGGCCCCGGTGGACGATGGGCAGCGGCAGTTTTAAAACGGGTATTCCAAAAAACGAATGA
- a CDS encoding acyl-CoA dehydrogenase family protein: protein MSVKQDLFQSPDYFLVDELLTEEHKLIRDAVRSYVKKEISPIIEDYAQKAEFPVQIVKQMGDLGCFGPTVPVEYGGGGLDYISYGLMMQELERGDSGVRSTASVQGSLVMYPIYAYGNEEQRKKYLPKLASGEWLGCFGLTEPNHGSDPSSMLTNIKDAGDHVILNGAKMWISNAPFSQVAVVWAKDEEGIVRGVIVERGMEGFSTPTTHGKWSLRASATGELVFDNVKVPKENILPNVKGLKGPLGCLTKARYGIAWGVLGAAMDCYDTALRYSKERIQFDRPIAGFQLQQKKLAEMITEITKAQLLNWRLGVLMSEGRATPQQVSMAKRNSCEIATNICRDARQMLGGMGITGEYSVMRHMMNLESVITYEGTHDIHLLITGMDVTGINAFK from the coding sequence ATGTCAGTGAAACAAGACTTATTTCAAAGCCCCGATTATTTTTTAGTAGATGAATTGTTAACCGAAGAACATAAGTTAATTCGAGATGCCGTTCGCAGCTACGTAAAAAAAGAAATTTCTCCCATCATTGAAGACTATGCACAAAAAGCAGAGTTCCCGGTGCAGATCGTTAAACAAATGGGCGACTTAGGTTGCTTTGGTCCAACTGTGCCGGTTGAATATGGCGGCGGTGGTTTGGATTATATCAGTTATGGTTTGATGATGCAGGAACTTGAACGTGGTGATAGTGGTGTGCGTTCAACTGCAAGTGTGCAGGGAAGTTTAGTGATGTATCCGATCTATGCTTATGGTAACGAAGAACAACGTAAAAAATATTTACCGAAGTTGGCAAGTGGTGAATGGTTAGGTTGTTTTGGATTAACAGAGCCCAATCATGGCAGTGATCCGAGCAGTATGTTGACGAATATAAAAGATGCAGGTGATCATGTTATTTTGAATGGTGCAAAAATGTGGATCAGTAATGCGCCATTTTCGCAGGTCGCAGTTGTTTGGGCAAAAGATGAAGAAGGTATTGTGCGTGGTGTGATTGTGGAAAGAGGAATGGAAGGTTTTTCAACTCCAACAACACATGGCAAGTGGAGTTTGCGTGCAAGTGCAACAGGTGAATTGGTTTTTGATAATGTAAAAGTGCCTAAAGAAAATATTTTACCGAATGTAAAAGGATTGAAAGGGCCGTTGGGTTGTTTAACAAAAGCACGCTACGGCATTGCATGGGGTGTGTTAGGTGCGGCAATGGATTGTTATGACACTGCTTTGCGTTACAGCAAGGAACGTATTCAGTTCGACAGACCAATCGCCGGATTTCAATTGCAACAAAAAAAATTGGCAGAGATGATCACTGAAATAACCAAAGCGCAATTATTAAATTGGCGCCTTGGTGTATTAATGAGTGAAGGAAGAGCTACGCCGCAACAGGTGAGTATGGCTAAACGTAACAGTTGCGAAATTGCAACCAATATTTGTCGTGATGCACGGCAGATGCTTGGAGGAATGGGCATTACTGGTGAGTACTCTGTTATGCGCCACATGATGAACCTCGAAAGTGTGATCACGTATGAAGGTACGCACGACATTCACCTGCTCATTACAGGAATGGACGTAACAGGTATCAATGCGTTTAAATAA
- a CDS encoding HAD-IB family phosphatase produces the protein MVTVIIPVLNEAETVESVIKFAFENKHVSEVIVVDDKSFDDTVKRSIAAGAKVITSTQLGKGASMKEGMLCATNDILLFLDGDINPYPPKTICNLIDPIINDTHDFVKATFERNAGRVTELVAKPLLNILFPDLSDFEQPLSGMIAGRKQFFEKIDFYDDYGVDIGILIDMYLQKARITEVNIGYIDNKSKPWQALGKMSKEVSRAIIQKAMQQNKPNANLEELQSFSEIRDQMDFAIRESLMGLEKIAIFDMDNTILRGRFIDTCAKLYGFEKELLDIRTSGSDATSVTKNIAKLLKGLNLSQILAVAESIPVVHHTKEVITELKRRGYVVGIISDSYDVVTNHIKTKIGADFSLANELEFSKSVATGEVKLPSFFFNTQHSLCKHTICKTNAVQHILKHYSIDINNAIAVGDGENDLCMIKHVGVGIAFCSSNELLNYLADRQITVPSFDELLEFA, from the coding sequence ATGGTAACAGTAATCATCCCTGTATTGAATGAAGCCGAAACAGTTGAGAGTGTTATTAAGTTTGCATTTGAAAATAAACATGTGTCAGAAGTAATTGTAGTGGATGATAAATCATTCGATGACACTGTTAAACGATCAATCGCAGCCGGGGCAAAAGTAATTACCAGCACACAACTCGGCAAAGGAGCTTCCATGAAAGAAGGTATGCTCTGTGCAACAAATGATATTCTTCTTTTTCTGGATGGCGATATTAATCCTTATCCGCCAAAAACAATTTGTAACCTGATCGATCCGATCATTAACGATACGCATGACTTTGTAAAGGCAACATTCGAACGTAATGCCGGCCGTGTAACAGAGCTTGTTGCAAAGCCATTGCTCAATATTTTATTTCCTGATCTCTCAGACTTTGAACAACCGTTGAGTGGTATGATCGCAGGCCGTAAACAGTTTTTTGAAAAGATCGATTTTTATGATGATTATGGCGTTGATATCGGGATACTCATCGATATGTATCTGCAAAAGGCACGTATTACCGAAGTGAATATTGGCTATATCGATAATAAAAGTAAACCGTGGCAGGCATTGGGTAAAATGAGTAAAGAAGTGTCACGTGCCATTATTCAGAAAGCAATGCAGCAAAACAAACCCAATGCGAACCTGGAAGAGCTGCAGTCTTTTTCCGAAATACGTGACCAAATGGATTTTGCTATTCGTGAAAGTTTGATGGGGTTGGAAAAGATCGCCATTTTTGATATGGATAATACAATACTCCGTGGCCGTTTTATTGATACCTGTGCCAAACTTTATGGCTTTGAAAAGGAATTACTCGATATACGCACCAGTGGAAGCGATGCAACAAGTGTAACAAAAAATATTGCAAAGCTGCTGAAGGGATTGAATCTTTCGCAGATACTTGCTGTGGCAGAGAGTATTCCTGTTGTGCATCACACAAAAGAAGTGATCACCGAATTAAAGCGCAGGGGTTATGTAGTCGGTATCATCAGCGATAGCTATGATGTTGTTACCAATCACATCAAAACAAAAATTGGTGCCGACTTTTCATTGGCCAATGAACTGGAGTTTTCAAAAAGTGTGGCAACGGGCGAAGTGAAATTGCCATCCTTCTTTTTTAATACACAACATTCACTTTGTAAACACACCATTTGCAAAACAAATGCTGTGCAGCATATTCTCAAACATTACAGTATAGATATCAATAACGCTATTGCAGTTGGTGATGGCGAGAATGATCTTTGTATGATCAAGCATGTAGGCGTTGGAATTGCTTTCTGTTCATCCAACGAATTATTGAATTATCTTGCCGACAGGCAGATCACAGTTCCTTCATTTGATGAACTGTTGGAATTCGCCTGA